A genomic stretch from Candidatus Kapaibacterium thiocyanatum includes:
- a CDS encoding DNA-directed RNA polymerase subunit beta' — protein MQYQFIPKRGFSQITIRISSPDDILNRSHGEVTKPETINYRSFRPEKDGLFCEKIFGPIRDWECACGKYKRIRYKGIVCDRCGVEVTQKSVRRERMGHIMLAVPVVHIWFLRSLPSKISGVIGMPTKDVERIVYYESYVVIQPGSTGLQPKDLLTEDQYLEVLANLRPEERNMDDDDPRKFIALIGGEAIKELLRRVDPDEDYYRLREAVKEDMSQQKKADLLKRLRILDAFRSGEGKEPNRPEWMVLDIIPVIPPDLRPLVPLEGGRFATSDLNDLYRRVIIRNNRLKRLIDIKAPEVILRNEKRMLQEAVDALFDNSRRAVRSESQRALKSLADTLKGKTGRFRQNLLGKRVDYSGRSVIVVGPELKIHECGLPKDMAVELFKPLIIRKLIERGHCKTVKSAKKQVEKKTTEVWDILDKVIDGHPVLLNRAPTLHRLGIQAFQPRLIEGKAIQLHPLVTTAFNADFDGDQMAVHVPLSHEAQLEALLLILSSHNIMHTQNGEPIAVPSQDMVLGVYYLTKKRRGAKGEGKIFSSSEEVIIAHNTGRISMHASIKVRIGGQLVETTTGRILFNQIVPFELGYLNEMLGKKRLRQVIALCFRKAGLAKTVEFLDKLKEAGFLTATRGGLSVSIADVVVPAEKVTIIDKAQKEVDKIEDYYHSGVITEGERYNKIIDTWSTATNRVADKLYTELQMHKDGFNTFWMMMDSQARGSKEQIRQLAGMRGLMAKPQKTAAASSAELIENPIISNFKEGLTVLEYFISTHGARKGLADTALKTADAGYLTRRLHDVAQDVVIGDDDCGTIRGVEMRALKDGEEVKEPLGERILGRVGLTDVIDPVDSTVLARKGDLVTEEIADNIEKSHVEAVMIRSVLTCESRRGVCAKCYGRNLATGQMTDTGEAVGTIASQSIGEPGTQLTLRTFHTGGTASLSLSQSVATAKFDGVIQFENVKFVTYEGETEEVSVVVSRSGVISIIEPDSNRVLTKYDAIYGAELKVREGQAVKKGDMLYDWDPYNSVIITEKSGRVRYRDLVLNLTYKEANDEQTGHTTKIVIDSRDRTKSPAIEIVDEEGNIIQSYIIPTRAQIVVDDDEVVSVGSKLVKMPRDLGRLRDITGGLPRVTELFEARSPQAPATVTEIDGIISIDKPKRGSRVITVTSLDGELKRDYSVPIGRHVLVQEGDLVRAGDRISEGAINPHDILHIKGINEVQAYLVNEIQEVYRMQGVKINDKHIEIIVRQMLQKVRITDAGDSQFLEGDQIDRIRFNDENEHLKSCVVVTDKGDSKLKVGQIVEKRKLKELNDELKKKEKEGIKSRKAEPAIGEPLLLGITQASLTTESWLSAASFQETTRVLADASAAAKADRLQGLKENIILGQLIPAGTGLRTYQDLIVTSEVGNIFGAAAIIPEVKEEEVAPKRAPRRKTTV, from the coding sequence ATGCAATACCAATTCATCCCGAAGCGCGGGTTCTCGCAGATCACCATCCGCATCTCGTCGCCGGACGACATCCTGAACCGTTCGCACGGTGAAGTGACGAAGCCGGAAACGATCAACTACCGGTCTTTCCGACCGGAGAAGGATGGTCTCTTCTGCGAAAAGATCTTCGGCCCCATTCGCGACTGGGAATGCGCTTGCGGCAAGTACAAGCGCATCCGGTACAAGGGAATCGTCTGTGACCGTTGCGGTGTGGAAGTCACGCAGAAGAGCGTGCGCCGCGAACGCATGGGTCACATCATGCTGGCCGTGCCCGTCGTCCACATCTGGTTCCTTCGCTCGCTGCCGAGCAAGATCTCCGGTGTTATCGGCATGCCTACCAAGGACGTCGAACGGATCGTCTATTACGAATCGTACGTCGTGATCCAGCCCGGTTCCACGGGTCTGCAACCGAAGGACCTGCTCACGGAAGACCAGTACCTCGAAGTACTGGCCAACCTGCGTCCGGAAGAGCGAAACATGGACGACGACGATCCGCGCAAGTTCATCGCTCTCATCGGTGGCGAAGCCATCAAGGAGCTGCTGCGCCGCGTCGATCCCGACGAAGATTACTACAGGCTGCGTGAAGCGGTCAAGGAGGACATGTCGCAGCAGAAGAAGGCCGACCTTCTCAAGCGCCTGCGCATCCTCGACGCATTCCGTTCCGGCGAAGGCAAGGAGCCGAACCGCCCCGAGTGGATGGTGCTCGACATCATCCCGGTCATCCCTCCGGACCTGCGCCCGCTGGTGCCGCTCGAAGGTGGCCGTTTCGCGACGTCCGACCTCAACGATCTCTATCGCCGCGTCATCATCCGTAACAACCGTCTCAAGCGCCTGATCGACATCAAGGCGCCCGAAGTGATCCTTCGTAACGAGAAGCGGATGTTGCAGGAGGCTGTCGACGCCCTGTTCGACAACTCCCGCCGCGCCGTCCGCAGCGAATCGCAACGCGCACTCAAGTCGCTGGCCGACACGCTCAAGGGCAAGACGGGTCGTTTCCGTCAGAACCTGCTCGGTAAGCGCGTCGACTATTCGGGTCGTTCCGTCATCGTCGTGGGTCCCGAACTCAAGATCCACGAGTGCGGTCTGCCCAAGGACATGGCCGTTGAGCTCTTCAAGCCGCTCATCATCAGGAAGCTGATCGAGCGTGGCCACTGCAAGACCGTCAAGAGTGCCAAGAAGCAGGTGGAAAAGAAGACGACGGAAGTATGGGATATCCTGGACAAGGTGATCGACGGACACCCGGTTCTCCTGAACCGTGCTCCCACGCTGCACCGTCTCGGCATCCAGGCCTTCCAGCCCCGTCTGATCGAAGGTAAGGCCATCCAGCTTCACCCGCTCGTGACGACCGCCTTCAACGCCGACTTCGACGGTGACCAGATGGCCGTACACGTGCCGCTGAGCCACGAAGCGCAGCTCGAAGCCCTGCTCCTCATCCTGTCCAGCCACAACATCATGCACACGCAGAACGGTGAACCGATCGCCGTTCCGTCGCAGGACATGGTTCTCGGCGTCTACTACCTCACGAAGAAGCGTCGTGGCGCCAAGGGTGAAGGCAAGATCTTCTCCTCGTCCGAAGAAGTCATCATCGCCCATAACACGGGCCGTATCAGCATGCACGCCTCCATCAAGGTGCGTATCGGCGGACAGCTCGTGGAAACGACGACGGGACGCATCCTGTTCAATCAGATCGTACCGTTCGAACTGGGCTATCTCAACGAAATGCTCGGCAAGAAGCGTCTGCGTCAGGTCATCGCCCTCTGCTTCCGCAAGGCAGGTCTGGCCAAGACGGTGGAATTCCTCGACAAGCTGAAGGAAGCGGGCTTCCTCACCGCTACGCGTGGTGGTCTGTCCGTATCCATCGCCGACGTCGTGGTACCGGCCGAAAAGGTCACGATCATCGACAAGGCCCAGAAGGAAGTCGACAAGATCGAAGACTACTATCACTCCGGTGTCATCACCGAAGGTGAGCGCTACAACAAGATCATCGATACGTGGTCCACTGCCACCAACCGTGTCGCCGACAAGCTCTACACCGAGCTGCAGATGCACAAGGACGGCTTCAACACGTTCTGGATGATGATGGACTCGCAGGCACGGGGTTCGAAGGAACAGATCCGTCAGCTTGCGGGCATGCGTGGTCTCATGGCCAAGCCGCAGAAGACGGCTGCCGCTTCCAGCGCCGAGTTGATCGAGAACCCGATCATCTCGAACTTCAAGGAAGGTCTGACCGTTCTCGAATACTTCATCTCCACGCACGGTGCCCGTAAGGGTCTTGCCGATACGGCTCTCAAGACGGCCGATGCCGGCTATCTGACGCGTCGTCTGCATGACGTCGCGCAGGATGTCGTGATCGGTGACGATGACTGCGGTACGATCCGTGGCGTCGAAATGCGTGCACTGAAGGATGGCGAAGAAGTGAAGGAGCCGCTGGGCGAGCGCATTCTCGGCCGCGTGGGACTCACGGACGTCATCGATCCCGTGGACAGCACCGTCCTCGCCCGCAAGGGAGATCTGGTGACGGAAGAGATCGCCGACAACATCGAGAAGTCGCACGTCGAAGCCGTCATGATCCGCTCCGTACTCACGTGCGAATCGCGTCGTGGTGTCTGTGCCAAGTGCTATGGCCGCAACCTCGCTACCGGTCAGATGACCGATACGGGCGAGGCTGTCGGTACCATCGCTTCGCAGTCCATCGGTGAGCCGGGTACACAGCTTACGCTCCGTACGTTCCACACCGGTGGTACGGCCTCGCTCTCGCTCTCGCAGAGCGTCGCGACGGCCAAGTTCGACGGTGTCATCCAGTTCGAGAACGTCAAGTTCGTGACGTACGAAGGCGAAACCGAAGAAGTCAGCGTCGTGGTCAGCCGTTCCGGTGTCATCAGCATCATCGAGCCGGATTCCAATCGCGTTCTCACGAAGTACGACGCCATCTACGGTGCCGAACTCAAGGTCCGCGAAGGCCAGGCCGTCAAGAAGGGTGACATGCTGTACGACTGGGACCCCTACAACTCCGTCATCATCACGGAGAAGTCGGGCCGCGTCCGCTATCGCGACCTCGTGCTCAACCTCACCTACAAGGAAGCCAACGACGAACAGACGGGTCACACGACGAAGATCGTCATCGACTCGCGCGATCGTACGAAGAGCCCTGCAATCGAAATCGTCGACGAAGAAGGTAACATCATCCAGTCCTACATCATCCCGACGCGCGCACAGATCGTCGTGGATGACGACGAAGTGGTGTCGGTCGGTTCCAAGCTCGTCAAGATGCCGCGCGACCTCGGACGTTTGCGCGACATCACGGGCGGTCTGCCCCGCGTAACGGAGCTCTTCGAAGCACGTTCGCCGCAGGCTCCCGCGACGGTCACGGAAATCGATGGCATCATCTCGATCGACAAGCCGAAGCGCGGTTCGCGCGTGATCACGGTGACGTCGCTCGACGGTGAGCTCAAGCGCGACTACAGTGTGCCGATCGGTCGCCACGTCCTCGTACAGGAAGGTGACCTCGTCCGCGCCGGCGATCGTATCTCGGAAGGCGCCATCAACCCGCACGACATCCTGCACATCAAGGGTATCAACGAAGTGCAGGCCTACCTGGTGAACGAAATCCAGGAAGTGTATCGCATGCAGGGTGTGAAGATCAACGACAAGCACATCGAGATCATCGTCCGCCAGATGCTCCAGAAGGTCCGCATCACGGATGCAGGGGACTCGCAGTTCCTCGAAGGAGACCAGATCGACCGTATCCGGTTCAACGACGAGAACGAGCACCTCAAGAGCTGCGTCGTCGTGACCGATAAGGGCGACTCCAAGCTCAAGGTCGGCCAGATCGTCGAGAAGCGGAAGCTCAAGGAACTGAACGACGAGCTGAAGAAGAAGGAGAAGGAAGGCATCAAGAGCCGCAAGGCGGAGCCGGCGATCGGCGAACCCCTGCTCCTCGGTATCACGCAGGCATCGTTGACGACGGAATCGTGGCTGTCCGCAGCCTCGTTCCAGGAAACGACGCGCGTACTCGCAGACGCTTCGGCGGCAGCGAAGGCCGACCGCCTTCAGGGCCTGAAGGAGAACATCATTCTCGGCCAGCTCATCCCTGCAGGTACGGGTCTGCGTACCTATCAGGACCTTATCGTCACCAGCGAAGTCGGCAACATCTTCGGTGCGGCCGCCATCATCCCCGAAGTCAAGGAAGAGGAAGTCGCACCCAAACGCGCTCCTCGCCGCAAGACCACGGTCTGA